TACAATGCTATTACCTAGCGAATGGCGCGATAGTAGCAGTCGTTCAGTTATAGCCGAATAACTCGAAAATTGCGCGATCGCGCTGCCGGACGCTCGCCATCATGTCGTCTGTATAGTAATCGAGATAGTCTCGGCGGGCAGTTTGGTTGATCCGCCCTTGCAGATCGACTGAGATGCCAGCCGTGGGGGCGAGCTTGGCAACCATTGCGTTAAAGTCGGACTGCAGGTGCTCGAGGCGCAGCATATAATCGATTTCCGGGCCTTCGCGGTAGCGAGCGATCGCCTCGGCACTAGGGTCGGCGCTGGCGAGACAGTCGCGCCAATTGCTGTAACAGTAATACAAGAAATTATGGGTTAAAAAACCGACACTAGGTCGCGCCAGGGAGTTCAAGGACTCAACCATCTCGCGAACGTGCGGACGGTACGGCTTGTTCCAGCGCATGACGCCGTCAACCCCGTTTTCGC
The nucleotide sequence above comes from Rubidibacter lacunae KORDI 51-2. Encoded proteins:
- a CDS encoding sulfotransferase family 2 domain-containing protein, which translates into the protein MSSTQLGYAKLNFYVRRAYERATSFRLKGLFATEKFVYLHIPKTAGTAIKKHVERAGYRNYFALKGHKYTVWRLPAREQQFFTFASIRNPLTWYVSLYNFKVKSQSADPAVDYPRMTDNSFADFFRDLVLCENGVDGVMRWNKPYRPHVREMVESLNSLARPSVGFLTHNFLYYCYSNWRDCLASADPSAEAIARYREGPEIDYMLRLEHLQSDFNAMVAKLAPTAGISVDLQGRINQTARRDYLDYYTDDMMASVRQRDRAIFELFGYN